From Oryza brachyantha chromosome 9, ObraRS2, whole genome shotgun sequence, a single genomic window includes:
- the LOC102721108 gene encoding cellulose synthase-like protein E6 yields the protein MATETNRRRLFATEKMGGRAVYRFQAATMAAGILLVLYYRATRVPAAGEGRAAWVGMLAVELWYAVYWVITQSVRWCPIRRRTFKDRLAERYKEQLPGVDIFVCTADPHSEPPSLVISTILSVMAYNYPSEKISVYLSDDGGSVLTFYALWEASIFAKKWLPFCRRYNIEPRSPAAYFSESGGHHNLLSRKEWSFIKELYEEMTERIDTAVMSGKIPEEIKLKHKGFDEWNSEITSKNHQPIVQILIDGKSQNTVDDDGNVLPSLVYMAREKRPQYHHNFKAGAMNALIRVSSVISDNPVILNVDCDMYSNNSDSIRDALCFFLDEEMGHNIAFVQYPQNYNNLTQNNIYGNSLNVINYVEMPGLDSAGGCLYIGTGCFHRREILCGRKFSKDYKEDWNRGIKERGQKNINEIEQMAKSLATCSHELGTQWGDEIGLKYGCPVEDVITGLAIHCRGWKSVYMSPQRAAFLGVAPSTLAQTLLQHKRWSEGNFTIFLSKYCSFLFGHGKISLQLQMGYCIYGLWAANSLPTLYYVMIPSLGLVKGTPLFPEITSTWATPFIYVFCTRIIYGLYEALLSGDTLKGCWNGQRMWMIRRITSYLYGSIDTIRKLLGLSKMSFEVTAKVSDGDEAKRYEQEIFEFGSSSPECVIITTVALLNFVCLVGGLSLWNMPWNVFLLQFILCGMIVIMNIPIYEAMFLRKDKGSIPSSVTLASVGFLMLAFLVPIV from the exons ATGGCGACGGAGACgaaccggcggcggctgttCGCGACGGAGAAGATGGGTGGCAGGGCGGTGTACAGGTTCcaggcggcgacgatggccgCCGGGATACTGCTGGTGCTGTACTACAGGGCGACGCGcgtgccggccgccggcgaagggCGGGCGGCGTGGGTGGGGATGCTGGCGGTGGAGCTCTGGTACGCCGTCTACTGGGTCATCACGCAGTCCGTCCGGTGGTGCCCCATCCGCCGTCGCACCTTCAAGGATAGGCTCGCCGAGAG ATACAAAGAACAACTACCCGGTGTGGATATATTTGTATGCACTGCAGACCCACACTCAGAGCCACCAAGCCTTGTCATCTCTACCATCCTATCAGTCATGGCATACAATTACCCCTCAGAAAAAATAAGTGTGTACCTTTCTGATGATGGAGGTTCAGTTCTTACTTTCTATGCTCTTTGGGAGGCCTCCATATTTGCAAAGAAATGGCTACCATTCTGCAGAAGATATAACATTGAACCAAGGTCACCAGCTGCTTACTTCTCGGAGTCAGGAGGACATCACAATCTGTTATCCAGAAAAGAATGGTCATTTATCAAG GAGCTGTATGAAGAAATGACAGAGAGAATTGATACAGCTGTCATGTCAGGAAAAATTcctgaagaaattaaattaaagcATAAAGGATTTGATGAATGGAACTCAGAAATTACCTCAAAAAATCACCAACCAATTGTTCAG ATTCTGATAGatggaaaaagccaaaataCAGTTGATGACGATGGAAATGTGCTACCAAGCCTGGTATACATGGCGCGTGAGAAGAGGCCCCAGTACCACCATAACTTCAAAGCTGGGGCAATGAACGCTTTG ATAAGGGTATCATCAGTCATAAGTGACAACCCTGTTATCTTGAATGTGGACTGTGACATGTACTCCAACAATAGTGATTCTATCAGAGATGCATTGTGCTTCTTCCTTGATGAAGAAATGGGCCATAACATCGCATTTGTGCAGTATCCTCAGAACTACAACAATCTGacccaaaataatatatacggAAATTCTCTCAATGTTATCaattat GTGGAGATGCCTGGTTTGGACAGTGCTGGTGGTTGTCTCTATATTGGCACAGGATGCTTCCATAGAAGAGAGATTCTCTGTGGTAGAAAGTTCAGCAAAGACTACAAGGAAGATTGGAACAGAGGAATAAAGGAAAGGGGACAAAAGAACATAAATGAGATTGAACAGATGGCAAAATCTTTAGCAACCTGCTCTCATGAACTTGGGACACAGTGGGGTGATGAGATTGGACTAAAATATGGTTGCCCAGTAGAGGATGTTATCACTGGATTGGCAATACATTGTAGAGGATGGAAGTCAGTCTACATGAGTCCTCAAAGGGCAGCATTTTTGGGTGTAGCTCCATCAACACTTGCCCAGACTCTGCTGCAACACAAGAGATGGAGTGAGGGTAACTTCacaatttttctttcaaagtACTGCTCCTTCTTGTTTGGACATGGAAAGATCAGTTTACAGCTACAGATGGGCTACTGCATATATGGATTGTGGGCAGCCAACTCACTGCCTACACTCTATTATGTTATGATTCCATCACTAGGACTTGTCAAGGGCACCCCTCTATTCCCAGAG ATTACAAGTACATGGGCTACACCcttcatatatgtattctgTACAAGGATAATCTACGGTCTATATGAGGCATTGTTATCTGGGGATACATTGAAAGGATGTTGGAATGGACAAAGGATGTGGATGATCAGAAGAATTACCTCATATCTCTACGGTTCCATTGACACCATCCGAAAATTATTAGGACTATCAAAGATGTCATTTGAAGTTACAGCAAAGGTAAGTGATGGGGATGAAGCAAAGAGGTATGAGCAAGAGATCTTTGAATTTGGGTCATCATCTCCTGAATGTGTGATCATTACAACTGTGGCATTACTCAACTTTGTCTGCCTTGTTGGAGGGCTAAGTCTATGGAATATGCCATGGAATGTGTTTTTACTCCAGTTCATCCTCTGTGGAATGATAGTGATCATGAATATCCCAATTTATGAGGCCATGTTCTTGAGGAAGGACAAAGGGAGCATACCATCATCAGTCACACTGGCTTCAGTTGGCTTTCTAATGTTGGCATTCCTGGTTCCAATAGTTTGA
- the LOC102702213 gene encoding uncharacterized protein LOC102702213: MLRSALRRGGAAVRHASASAAAAEGSSPGALLRRKVVERERARRRPRDPSRDEFFVPTPESLAWLDSASLPMVLTAAAVALFTKLLMMEHDATDQERGERKIKNSHPDQGKVRMLSREEWDEIQEVRPRTPFESKLARPHARIRTGEPVRLENVKDWATDMIMDAFTRAEESAKKK, translated from the exons atgctgCGGTCGGCGCTGCGCCGGGGAGGGGCCGCCGTGAGGCACGCctccgcgtcggcggcggcggcggaggggagctcTCCGGGTGCGCTCCTCCGGCGGAAAGTGGTGGAGCGGGAgcgcgcgaggcggcggccgcgggacCCGTCGCGCGACGAGTTCTTCGTGCCGACGCCGGAGTCGCTGGCGTGGCTCGACTCGGCGTCCCTCCCCATGGtgctcaccgccgccgccgtcgcgctcttCACCAAGCTACTCATGATG GAACATGATGCAACAGATCAAGAAAGGGGAGAGCGGAAGATAAAGAATAGCCACCCTGATCAAGGAAAAGTGAGGATGCTTAGTCGTGAAGAATGGGATGAGATCCAAGAAGTCAGGCCAAGGACCCCTTTTGAATCGAAGTTAGCTCGGCCGCATGCCCGTATACGAACTGGGGAACCAGTACGGCTG GAGAATGTCAAGGATTGGGCTACTGATATGATCATGGATGCTTTTACTAGAGCAGAAGAAAGtgctaagaaaaaataa
- the LOC102720826 gene encoding cellulose synthase-like protein E6 → MTTETNRRRRRLFATEKMGGRAVYRFQAATMAAGILLVLYYKATRVPAAGEGRAAWVGMLAAELWCAVYWVITQSVRWCPIRRRTFKDRLAERYKENLPCVDIFVCTADPHSEPPSLVISTILSVMAYNYPSEKISVYLSDDGGSILTFYALWEASIFAKKWLPFCKRYNIEPRSPAAYFSESEGRHIHNLCTPKEWSLIKDLYEQMRERIDTAVMSGKIPEEIKLKHKGFKEWNSEITSKSHQPIVQILIDGKCRDVVDDDGHELPTLVYMAREKRPQYHHNFKAGALNALIRVSSVISDSPVILNVDCDMYSNCSDSIRDALCFFLDEEMGHKIGFVQYPQNYNNMTQNNIYGNSLNVSNHVEMSGMDSAGGCPYIGTGCFHRREILCGRKFSKDYKEDWNRGIKERGQEKLNEIEDKAKSLVTCTYEHRTEWGNEIGVKYGCPVEDVITGLAIHCRGWKSVYMSPRRAAFLGVAPATLAQTLLQHKRWSEGCLTIFLSKYCSFLFGHGKISLQLQMGYCIGELWATISLPTLYYVMIPPLCLVKGTPIFPEITSLWAIPFIYVFCMKTVYSLYEALLSGDTLKGWWNGQRMWMIRRITSYLYGFIDTIRKLLGLSKMSFKVTAKVSDDDEAKRYEQEILEFGSSSSPEYVIIATVALLNFVCLVGGLSLWNIPWNVFLLQFILCGMIVIMNIPIYEAMLLRKDKGSIPSSVTLASVGFLMLAFLVPIV, encoded by the exons ATGACGACGGAGAcgaaccggcggcggcggcggctgttcGCGACGGAGAAGATGGGTGGCAGGGCGGTGTACAGGTTCcaggcggcgacgatggccgCCGGGATACTGCTGGTGCTGTACTACAAGGCGACGCGcgtgccggccgccggcgaagggCGCGCGGCGTGGGTGGGGATGCTGGCGGCAGAGCTCTGGTGCGCCGTCTACTGGGTCATCACGCAGTCCGTCCGGTGGTGCCccatccgccgccgcaccttcaaggacaggctcgccGAGAG ATATAAAGAAAACCTACCTTGTGTGGATATATTTGTATGCACTGCAGACCCACATTCAGAGCCACCAAGCCTTGTTATCTCTACCATCCTATCAGTCATGGCGTACAATTACCCCTCAGAAAAAATAAGTGTGTACCTTTCTGATGATGGAGGTTCAATTCTCACTTTCTATGCTCTTTGGGAAGCCTCCATATTTGCAAAGAAATGGCTACCATTCTGCAAAAGATATAACATTGAACCAAGGTCACCAGCTGCTTACTTCTCGGAGTCAGAAGGCCGTCACATTCACAATCTGTGTACCCCGAAAGAATGGTCACTGATCAA GGACCTGTATGAACAAATGAGAGAGAGAATTGATACTGCAGTTATGTCAGGAAAAATTCCTGAAGAAATTAAACTAAAGCATAAAGGATTTAAGGAATGGAACTCAGAAATTACCTCAAAAAGTCACCAGCCAATTGTCCAG attcttatAGATGGGAAATGCCGGGATGTAGTTGATGATGACGGACATGAACTACCAACCTTGGTATACATGGCACGTGAGAAGAGGCCTCAGTACCACCATAACTTCAAAGCTGGGGCATTGAATGCTTTG ATAAGGGTGTCATCAGTGATAAGCGACAGCCCTGTTATCTTGAATGTGGATTGTGACATGTATTCCAACTGTAGTGATTCAATCAGAGATGCATTGTGCTTCTTCCTTGATGAAGAAATGGGCCATAAAATCGGGTTTGTGCAGTACCCTCAGAACTACAACAATATGACCcagaataatatatatggaaaCTCTCTCAATGTCAGCAATCAT GTGGAGATGTCTGGTATGGATAGTGCTGGTGGTTGTCCCTATATTGGCACAGGATGCTTCCATAGAAGAGAGATCCTTTGTGGTAGGAAGTTCAGCAAAGACTACAAGGAAGACTGGAACAGAGGAATAAAGGAAAGAggacaagaaaaattaaatgagattGAAGACAAGGCAAAATCTTTAGTAACCTGCACTTATGAACATAGGACAGAATGGGGTAATGAGATTGGAGTGAAATATGGTTGCCCAGTAGAGGATGTTATCACTGGATTGGCAATACATTGTAGAGGATGGAAGTCAGTCTACATGAGTCCTCGAAGGGCAGCATTTTTGGGTGTAGCTCCAGCAACACTTGCACAGACTCTACTGCAACACAAGAGATGGAGTGAGGGTTGTTTGAcgatttttctttcaaagtACTGCTCCTTCTTGTTTGGACATGGAAAAATCAGTTTACAGCTACAGATGGGTTACTGCATAGGAGAATTATGGGCAACCATCTCACTGCCCACACTATATTATGTTATGATTCCACCACTATGTCTTGTCAAAGGCACCCCCATATTCCCAGAG ATTACAAGCCTGTGGGCTATACCcttcatatatgtattttgtaTGAAGACAGTCTACAGTCTGTATGAGGCATTATTATCTGGGGATACATTGAAAGGATGGTGGAATGGACAAAGGATGTGGATGATCAGAAGAATTACCTCATATCTCTATGGCTTCATTGACACCATCCGAAAATTGTTAGGACTTTCAAAGATGTCATTCAAGGTTACAGCAAAGGTAAGTGATGACGATGAAGCAAAGAGGTATGAGCAAGAAATCCTTGAATTTGGGTCATCATCTTCTCCTGAATATGTGATCATCGCAACTGTGGCATTACTCAACTTTGTCTGCCTTGTTGGAGGGCTAAGTCTATGGAATATACCATGGAACGTGTTTTTACTCCAGTTCATCCTCTGTGGAATGATAGTGATCATGAATATCCCAATTTATGAGGCAATGTTATTGAGGAAGGACAAAGGGAGCATACCATCATCAGTCACACTGGCTTCAGTTGGCTTTCTAATGTTGGCATTCCTGGTTCCAATAGTTTGA